The Montipora capricornis isolate CH-2021 chromosome 6, ASM3666992v2, whole genome shotgun sequence genome has a window encoding:
- the LOC138052154 gene encoding uncharacterized protein: MMQRLSEQQLENVIEELRSLDDAEIALLKKGLNFAVTPAYIPATEIIAKVESAARQLDAEQVVTASVVMDANSYHTKTSTLIENGPYQLLNKDPTDLLTRKFARKSTNMKRSGYLSEAVYNKMRPRNKQPPRIYGLPKIHKADVSLRPIVSCVNTLAYGLSAYLANIVSHLTGNSGFTVTNSAHFVSNISSEIILDNEIMVSFDVESLFTNIPIDAAVQTALKKLEDDPSLADRTTLTPFQIADLLNFVLRSTYFQYNGSIYEQLEGAAMGGPVSAVIANLYMESFEQQAITTSAYKPRIWKRYVDDTFTILDRENVDSFLQHLNNQQPSIRFTMETENDYKLAFLDTAVSREPDGRLTTSVYRKPTHTDQYLAYDSHHPQSVKRGIVNCQVPLRARQTSRNKTLCYLQGEETPVSVLVSNGYPLSFLQKIPKTRPQLFKRCITLSTG, from the coding sequence GTCCCTCGACGATGCCGAGATAGCCCTGCTGAAGAAAGGACTGAACTTCGCCGTAACTCCTGCGTACATCCCTGCCACGGAGATCATCGCCAAGGTCGAATCAGCCGCCAGACAACTCGACGCTGAACAAGTAGTCACTGCCAGTGTAGTCATGGATGCCAACTCCTATCACACTAAGACGTCTACCCTTATCGAGAACGGACCGTACCAGCTGCTCAACAAAGACCCGACAGACCTTCTGACCCGGAAGTTTGCTCGAAAATCTACTAACATGAAGCGAAGCGGATATCTATCAGAGGCCGTTTACAACAAAATGAGACCTCGAAACAAACAGCCGCCTAGAATCTACGGTTTACCAAAGATTCACAAGGCCGATGTATCGTTAAGACCTATTGTGTCATGCGTTAACACCTTAGCATATGGTTTATCTGCTTACTTAGCTAACATCGTATCTCATTTAACAGGTAACTCGGGTTTCACGGTGACTAATTCAGCTCATTTCGTATCCAACATTAGCAGCGAGATTATCCTAGACAACGAAATCATGGTGTCTTTCGACGTAGAGTCGCTGTTTACTAACATTCCTATCGACGCCGCTGTACAAACCGCGCTAAAGAAACTAGAGGACGACCCCAGCCTTGCGGACCGCACGACACTAACACCTTTTCAGATCGCTGACCTCCTGAATTTCGTATTGAGATCCACATACTTCCAGTATAACGGATCAATTTACGAACAATTAGAAGGAGCAGCCATGGGAGGCCCGGTCTCCGCTGTTATTGCTAACCTATACATGGAGAGTTTCGAACAACAGGCAATAACTACCTCGGCCTACAAACCTAGGATCTGgaaacgctacgttgacgacactTTCACCATCCTGGATCGCGAGAACGTTGATAGCTTCTTACAGCATCTGAACAACCAGCAGCCTTCCATTCGCTTCACCATGGAGACAGAGAACGACTACAAACTCGCTTTCCTTGACACCGCAGTTTCAAGAGAACCGGACGGCCGCCTCACCACCAGCGTGTACAGGAAGCCTACGCACACTGATCAGTACTTAGCGTATGATTCCCACCACCCGCAATCAGTAAAACGCGGTATTGTCAATTGTCAAGTGCCTCTACGAGCGCGCCAAACGTCTCGTAACAAAACCCTCTGTTATCTCCAAGGAGAAGAAACACCTGTCTCTGTTCTTGTCTCTAATGGTTaccctctttctttcttgcagaaaatcCCCAagaccaggccccagttgtttaaaaggtgcataacgctatctaccggataa